The Pseudochaenichthys georgianus chromosome 8, fPseGeo1.2, whole genome shotgun sequence genome has a segment encoding these proteins:
- the flii gene encoding protein flightless-1 homolog, whose translation MASTGVLPFIRGVDLSGNDFKGGYFPEHVKCMSSLRWLKLNRTGLCYLPEELASLQKLEHLSVSHNSLTTLHGELSSLPNLRAVVARANNLKNSGVPDDIFQLDDLSVLDLSFNQLTEIPRDLENSRNMLVLNLSHNGIDAIPNQLFINLTDLLYLDLSDNKLDSLPPQMRRLVHLQTLTLNNNPLMHAQLRQLPAMVALQTLHLRNTQRTQTNMPTSLEGLTHLADVDLSGNDLSRVPECLYTLGSLKRLNLSSNQITELSLCIDQWTQLETLNLSRNQLTSLPSAICKLSKLKKLYVNSNKLDFDGVPPGVGKLSSLTEFMAANNNLELIPEGLCRCGKLKKLVLNKNRLVTLPEAIHFLTDLEVLDVRENPNLVMPPKPVDRGAEWYNIDFSLPNQLRLAGASPATVAAAGGGASPRDPLARKMRLRRRKDSSQDDQAKQVLKGMSDVAQERNNLESTENGELQLADLKVRRWDKSLEKPALDYSEFFMEDVGQVPGVSVWQIENFIPLQVDEAFHSKFYEADSYIILKTFLDENGQLNWQIFYWIGQDATLDKKAGAAIHSVNLRNFLGAECRTIREEMGDESEEFSAVFNNEISYIEGGTASGFYTVEDTSYPIRLYRVYGKKNIRLESVPVKASSLDPRFVFLLDSGPDIFIWRGANATLSGTTKARLFAEKINKNERKGKAEITTLSQNQEPPGFWEVLGGQPEEIKKHVPDDFSPVRPKLYKVGLGLGYLELPQINYKLSVEHKDHKIKLDTQPELRLVQSLLDTKGVYILDCWSDVFIWIGRKSPRLVRAAALKLGQEICSMLHRPKHASVTRNLEGTECQVYKSKFKNWDDVLKVDYTRAAETVQQKDNLQGKVKKDAEQKDKMKADLTALFLPRQPAMALTEAEVLMEEWNEDLDGMEGFVLEGKKFARLPEEEFGHFHTQDCYVFLCRYWVAVEYEDEEKGKGKKGGEGAEGESAAAAEEEEKQPEEDFQCVVYFWQGRQASNMGWLTFTFSLQKKFESLFPGKLKVVRMTQQQENLKFLSHFKRKFITHKGKRKQKLDAAQPSLYHIRTNGSALCTRTIQIATDSSNLNSEFCFVLKVPFESTDNQGIVYTWVGRAADPDEAKLSEDIMNSMFDDTYSKQVINEGEEPENFFWVGIGSQKEYDEDADYMKCARLFRCSNEKGYFSVSEKCSDFCQDDLADDDIMLLDNGKEVYMWVGTQTSQVEIKLSLKACQVYIQHMRSKEAEPPRKLRLVRKGNEPHCFSRCFHAWGAFKTQLA comes from the exons ATGGCTTCCACCGGAGTTCTTCCCTTCATCAGGGGGGTAGATCTCAGTGGAAACGACTTTAAA GGCGGGTACTTCCCCGAGCATGTGAAGTGTATGAGCAGTCTGCGATGGCTGAAGCTGAACAGGACCGGACTGTGTTACCTCCCAGAGGAGCtggcctctctgcagaagctg GAACATCTTTCAGTGAGTCACAACAGCCTGACCACTCTCCATGGAGAACTGTCCAGTTTACCCAATCTACGG GCGGTGGTAGCCAGAGCCAACAACCTGAAAAACTCCGGAGTCCCCGATGACATCTTTCAGCTAGATGACCTCTCTGTGCTG GACTTGAGTTTCAACCAGCTGACGGAGATCCCGCGGGACCTGGAGAACAGCAGGAACATGCTGGTTCTGAATCTGAGCCACAACGGCATCGACGCCATCCCCAACCAGCTGTTCATCAACCTGACGGACCTGCTGTATCTGGACCTGAGCGACAACAAGCTGGACAGCCTGCCGCCGCAGATGAGACGCCTGGTCCACCTGCAGACGCTCACACTGAACAACAACCCGCTGATGCATGCCCAGCTGCG ccaGCTGCCAGCCATGGTGGCGTTACAGACTCTCCACCTGAGGAACACCCAGAGGACCCAGACCAACATGCCCACCAGCCTGGAGGGCCTGACACACTTGGCAG ATGTCGACCTGTCCGGTAACGACCTGTCCCGCGTCCCCGAGTGTCTCTACACTCTGGGCAGTTTGAAGAGACTGAACCTGAGCAGCAATCAGATCACAGAGCTGTCCCTCTGCATCGACCAGTGGACGCAGCTGGAGACGCTCAACCTGAGCCGCAACCAGCTCACCTCGCTGCCC TCTGCAATCTGTAAGCTGTCCAAACTGAAGAAGCTGTATGTGAACTCCAACAAACTGGACTTTGACGGGGTGCCTCCGGGCGTGGGCAAACTGTCCAGCCTCACAGAGTTCATGGCTGccaacaacaacctggaactgATCCCAGAGGGGCTCtgcag GTGTGGCAAGCTGAAGAAGCTGGTGCTGAATAAAAACCGTCTGGTGACGCTGCCCGAGGCCATCCACTTCCTGACTGATTTAGAG GTTCTGGATGTGCGTGAGAACCCTAACCTGGTGATGCCTCCCAAGCCAGTGGACCGCGGAGCCGAGTGGTACAACATCGACTTCTCTCTGCCGAACCAGCTGCGTCTGGCCGGGGCCTCGCCGGCGACCGTGGCTGCTGCTGGGGGAG GAGCCAGCCCCCGAGACCCCCTGGCGAGGAAGATGAggctgaggaggaggaaggacagctCTCAGGACGACCAGGCCAAGCAGGTGCTGAAGGGCATGAGCGACGTCGCTCAGGAGAGGAACAATTTGGAGTCAACG GAGAACGGGGAACTGCAGCTCGCCGATCTAAAGGTCCGGCGCTGGGACAAGAGTCTGGAGAAACCGGCGCTGGACTACTCCGAGTTCTTTATGGAGGACGTGGGCCAG GTCCCAGGCGTGTCCGTGTGGCAGATAGAGAACTTTATTCCTCTACAGGTGGACGAAGCTTTCCACAGCAAGTTCTACGAGGCCGACAGCTACATCATCCTCAAG ACCTTCCTGGATGAGAACGGGCAGCTGAACTGGCAGATCTTCTACTGGATTGGTCAGGACGCCACGCTGGACAAGAAGGCCGGCGCCGCCATCCACTCCGTCAACCTGAGGAACTTCCTGGGAGCCGAGTGCAGGACGATAAGGGAGGAGATGGGGGACGAGAGCGAGGAGTTCAGCGCC GTGTTTAACAATGAGATCTCCTACATCGAGGGAGGAACAGCCAGCGGCTTCTACACTGTGGAGGACACCAGCTATCCCATCAG GTTGTACAGAGTTTACGGCAAGAAGAACATCCGACTGGAGTCTGTCCCGGTGAAGGCCTCCTCGCTCGACCCACG GTTTGTCTTCCTGTTGGACAGTGGACCCGACATCTTTATCTGGAGAGGAGCCAACGCTACTCTGAGCGGCACCACGAAGGCCAG GTTGTTTGCAGAGAAGATCAACAAGAACGAGCGTAAGGGCAAGGCGGAGATCACCACCCTCTCTCAGAACCAGGAGCCCCCGGGCTTCTGGGAGGTTCTGGGAGGACAACCGGAGGAGATCAAGAAACACGTTCCGGACGACTTCTCTCCCGTCAGACCCAAGCTCTACAAG GTGGGCTTGGGTCTGGGCTACCTGGAGCTGCCTCAGATCAACTACAAGCTGTCCGTGGAGCACAAAGACCACAAGATCAAACTGGACACTCAGCCGGAGCTCAGACTG GTGCAGTCCCTGCTGGACACTAAGGGCGTGTACATCCTGGACTGCTGGTCCGACGTCTTCATCTGGATCGGGAGGAAGTCCCCTCGCCTGGTCCGAGCCGCCGCCCTGAAGCTGGGCCAGGAGATCTGCTCCATGCTGCACCGGCCCAAACACGCCTCGGTCACCCGCAACCTGGAGGGCACCGAGTGCCAG gtgTATAAGTCTAAGTTCAAGAACTGGGATGACGTGCTGAAGGTGGATTACACCCGAGCGGCTGAGACGGTCCAGCAGAAAGACAACCTGCAGGGCAAG GTGAAGAAGGACGCAGAGCAGAAGGACAAGATGAAGGCCGACCTCACCGCCCTCTTCCTCCCCCGGCAGCCCGCCATGGCCCTCACGGAG GCTGAAGTTCTGATGGAGGAGTGGAACGAGGACCTGGACGGGATGGAAGGGTTCGTGTTGGAGGGGAAGAAGTTCGCCCGCCTGCCTGAGGAAGAGTTCGGTCACTTCCACACGCAGGACTGCTACGTCTTCCTCTGCAG GTACTGGGTGGCTGTGGAGTACGAAGACGAGGAGAAGGGGAAGGGGAAGAAGGGGGGTGAGGGCGCGGAGGGGGAGAGCGCGGCAGCagctgaggaagaggagaagcaGCCTGAGGAAGACTTCCAGTGCGTGGTGTACTTCTGGCAGGGCAGGCAGGCCTCCAACATGGGCTGGCTCACCTTCACCTTCTCCCTGCAGAAGAAGTTCGAGAGCCTCTTCCCCGGAAAGCTCAAG GTGGTGCGGATGACTCAGCAGCAGGAGAACCTCAAGTTCCTGTCGCACTTCAAGAGGAAGTTCATCACCCACAAAGGGAAGAGGAAACAGAAGCTGGACGCCGCCCAGCCCTCGCTCTACCACATCCGCACCAACGGCAGCGCTCTCTGCACCAG GACGATCCAGATCGCAACAGACTCCAGCAACCTCAACTCGGAGTTCTGCTTTGTTCTcaag GTACCGTTTGAGAGCACAGACAATCAGGGCATCGTGTACACGTGGGTGGGCCGAGCCGCGGACCCCGACGAGGCCAAGCTGTCCGAGGACATCATGAACAGCATGTTCGACGACACGTACAGCAAACAG GTAATAAATGAGGGGGAGGAGCCAGAGAACTTCTTCTGGGTGGGGATTGGCTCTCAGAAAGAGTACGACGAAGACGCAGATTATATGAAGTGCGCTCGGCTCTTCAG gTGTTCCAATGAGAAGGGATATTTCTCCGTGTCGGAGAAGTGCTCGGACTTCTGTCAGGACGACCTGGCTGACGATGACATCATGTTGCTGGACAACGGGAAGGAG GTGTACATGTGGGTCGGCACTCAGACCAGCCAGGTGGAGATCAAGCTGAGTCTCAAAGCCTGCCAG GTTTACATCCAGCACATGCGCTCGAAGGAGGCGGAGCCACCCAGGAAGCTGCGTCTGGTGCGGAAAGGAAACGAGCCGCACTGCTTCAGCCGCTGCTTCCACGCCTGGGGGGCGTTCAAAACCCAGCTCGCATAG
- the desi1a gene encoding desumoylating isopeptidase 1, translated as MDNNVTRYNVQLYIYDLSRGMARSLSPIMLGKQLDGIWHTAVVAYGEEFFYGGEGISSCPPGGTMLGPPDTVVELGETEVTEEIFMEYLSSLGESTYRGDRYRLFEHNCNTFTNEVAQFMTGNSIPSHITDLPSEVLSTPFGQILRPILDSIHIAPPGGNVINRGRNA; from the exons ATGGATAATAATGTAACGCGATACAATGTTCAGCtatatatttatgatttatCGAGAGGAATGGCCCGCAGCCTTAGTCCCATCATGTTAG GAAAGCAACTGGATGGTATATG GCACACAGCGGTAGTGGCATACGGTGAGGAGTTCTTCTACGGAGGGGAGGGGATCTCCAGCTGTCCGCCG GGTGGGACGATGCTGGGTCCTCCAGACACAGTGGTGGAGCTCGGAGAGACCGAAGTAACTGAGGAGATCTTCATGGAGTACCTCTCTTCCCTGGGAGAAAGCACATACAG AGGAGACAGGTATCGCCTGTTTGAGCACAACTGCAACACCTTCACCAACGAGGTGGCTCAGTTCATGACGGGCAACTCCATCCCATCCCACATCACCGACCTCCCATCAGAAGTCCTCTCCAC ACCGTTCGGCCAGATTCTGCGGCCGATCCTGGACTCGATCCACATCGCCCCTCCAGGGGGAAACGTCATCAACCGGGGGAGAAACGCGTAA